Proteins co-encoded in one Cytophaga hutchinsonii ATCC 33406 genomic window:
- a CDS encoding META domain-containing protein encodes MKITTIKWVLLVSVLACSVFFSYRWNRSDAVPKHLIGNWSFIAFYPKKSDTLVFKKAGLLSIDADKMVVGFTGCNKFRTECSIHGDSLFFGTILSGRKFCNRAYMDVEDRVKQTLQNTTIYKVSDSTLILYQGKTKLAALQKI; translated from the coding sequence TTGAAGATAACGACTATTAAATGGGTACTGCTTGTCAGTGTGCTCGCCTGTTCCGTCTTTTTTTCCTATAGATGGAACCGTTCAGATGCTGTTCCGAAACACCTGATTGGGAATTGGTCTTTTATAGCATTCTATCCTAAAAAATCGGATACGCTTGTATTTAAAAAAGCCGGGCTGTTATCAATCGATGCAGATAAGATGGTGGTCGGTTTTACGGGCTGTAATAAGTTCCGTACAGAATGTTCAATCCATGGCGACAGTTTATTTTTTGGAACCATTCTTTCCGGCAGAAAGTTTTGTAACAGAGCCTATATGGATGTGGAAGACAGAGTGAAGCAAACACTTCAGAATACCACGATCTATAAAGTTTCTGATTCGACATTGATCTTGTACCAGGGCAAAACAAAGCTTGCTGCCTTACAAAAAATCTAA
- a CDS encoding efflux RND transporter periplasmic adaptor subunit yields the protein MHATTALFPFKALREKSLILLCLVIVTIQTSCNKHEAKHEQTKLLVTSPLRMDTITTKEYVCQIRAIRHIELRALEKGYLQDYFIDEGKFVKQGTLMFQILPLLYQADQQKAQAELSFAEVEYLNTKALADSNVVSKNELLMAKAKYEKAKAELSLAQAHLGFTQIKAPFDGIMNRLEVRKGSLLNEGDLLSTLSDISQMWVYFNVPEAEYLDYKTHLQKNNQPMKVNLKMANNDMFNQVGIVETIEADFNNQTGTIAFRATFQNPDRLIRHGETGNVIVTVPHKNALLIPQKATFEILNARYVYVVDKENVIKSREITIAAEMPNLYIVTGGLEENDKILLEGLRLVNENDKISYDFKEPKDVIKHLSIYAE from the coding sequence ATGCACGCAACAACCGCTCTTTTCCCATTTAAAGCGCTACGGGAAAAATCGTTAATCCTCTTATGCCTGGTAATTGTAACGATTCAAACAAGCTGTAACAAGCACGAAGCCAAGCATGAACAAACAAAATTACTCGTTACCAGTCCGTTGAGAATGGATACGATAACAACAAAAGAATACGTTTGTCAGATCCGAGCTATCCGCCACATTGAATTGAGGGCTCTTGAAAAAGGATATTTGCAGGATTATTTTATTGATGAAGGAAAGTTTGTAAAACAGGGAACCTTAATGTTTCAAATCCTTCCGTTGCTTTACCAGGCAGATCAACAAAAGGCACAGGCTGAATTGAGTTTTGCTGAAGTTGAATATTTGAATACAAAGGCTCTTGCGGATAGTAATGTGGTATCAAAAAATGAGCTGCTGATGGCTAAAGCAAAATATGAAAAAGCGAAAGCAGAATTATCCCTTGCACAGGCGCATTTAGGCTTCACACAGATCAAAGCACCTTTTGACGGTATCATGAACCGTCTGGAAGTAAGAAAAGGAAGTTTATTGAATGAAGGTGATTTACTTTCAACGCTTTCAGATATCAGCCAGATGTGGGTGTATTTCAACGTTCCTGAAGCGGAATACCTGGATTACAAAACACATCTTCAAAAGAACAATCAGCCAATGAAAGTAAATTTGAAAATGGCTAACAACGATATGTTCAATCAGGTTGGTATTGTTGAAACAATTGAAGCAGATTTCAATAACCAGACAGGTACCATTGCTTTCAGAGCAACGTTCCAGAATCCGGACAGACTGATCAGACATGGTGAAACAGGTAACGTAATTGTTACAGTACCGCATAAAAATGCATTACTTATTCCTCAGAAAGCAACATTTGAAATTCTTAACGCGCGTTATGTATATGTTGTAGACAAAGAGAATGTTATTAAATCAAGAGAGATTACAATCGCCGCTGAGATGCCTAATTTATATATTGTAACAGGCGGCCTTGAGGAAAATGACAAAATACTTTTAGAAGGCCTGCGTCTTGTAAATGAAAATGACAAGATCAGCTACGATTTCAAAGAGCCTAAAGATGTAATTAAGCACTTAAGTATTTATGCTGAATAG
- a CDS encoding efflux RND transporter permease subunit, which produces MFQQFIRRPALAIVISLVIMFMGLLAIKTLPKSQFPDIAPPMIVVYASYPGASSTVLTNSVLIPLEQAINGVPGMKYMFTTGASSGEANLQIVFNLGTDPNQALVNVQNRIEQMKMRLPPLVQLEGIVVQRLMPNMLMYVNVYGRDTSKVDMKYIFNYTYINMLSELQRVEGVGLARILGSRQYSMRIWLNPDRMRAYNISSDEVMKALDEQSIIGSPGRIGRADSKASEAIEYVLTYPGRYDKESQYNDVIIRATPEGEVLRLKDVATVELGSEYYDIYSNKDEFPSAAITINQAAGSNATEVIENLKVKLEELKKSFPPGIEYEINYDVSTFLDASTEEVVHTLRDAFILVSIVVFIFLGDWRSTIIPVLAVPVSLIGAFFMMQLFGLNINLITLFALVLAIGIVVDDAIVVVEAVHAKMEEKHCSPYIAVKEVLGEISGAIIAITLLMTSVFVPVAFMTGPVGIFFRQFAITMASSIVISGVVALTLTPVLCAMILKNTHGQPRKKTMLNRFIDSFNRVFEKLTGKYVGLLRVIANRKTVTFGLLITFSVLTFGITRILPSGFVPSEDQGMIYAVLQTPPGSTLERTYEVSRQLQEACKKVHGVQSVSALAGYEILTQGRGSNSGTLLINLTPWNERHHTVVEITEELEELTKDIPGAKIEFFGPPAVPGYGAAGGIGLQLLDKNTDIDYERLDGVSKQFMKDLEKRKELTALFTFYRTDYPQYELEIDNKLAMQKGVSIKTAMDNISIMIGSTYDIGFIKFGRFFKVFVQADPSFRRIPTDILKLYVKNDKGEQVPYSSFMSIKKTQGIYEINRYNMYTTSSIRCSPAAGYSSGEAIEAIKEVAAETLPKGYDIDWSGLQKDEVGRGNEAVYIFLIVLVFVYLVLAAQYESFILPMVVILSLPAGIFGAFLLIKTAGMANDIYGQVALVMLVGLLGKNAVLIVEYAVMKNNEGLSVLESAIEGAKARFRPILMTSFAFIAGLIPLIFAHGPGAIGNKTIGAASLGGMLFGTVFGVIIVPGLYYIFGSIAEGRKMIKDEDFDPLSEDKNHHV; this is translated from the coding sequence ATGTTTCAACAATTTATACGTAGACCAGCCCTTGCGATTGTAATTTCGCTTGTGATTATGTTCATGGGTTTGCTGGCAATCAAAACGCTCCCTAAATCACAGTTCCCGGATATTGCGCCACCTATGATTGTGGTATATGCATCGTATCCGGGAGCCAGTTCAACGGTACTTACAAATTCTGTACTTATTCCTTTAGAACAGGCCATCAACGGTGTGCCGGGCATGAAATACATGTTCACCACCGGTGCCAGTTCAGGTGAAGCCAACTTACAGATTGTATTCAACCTGGGTACCGATCCCAATCAGGCACTTGTAAACGTACAGAACCGTATTGAGCAGATGAAGATGCGTCTTCCGCCGCTTGTACAGCTTGAAGGTATTGTTGTACAGCGTTTGATGCCAAACATGCTTATGTATGTGAACGTGTATGGCAGAGATACTTCTAAAGTCGATATGAAGTATATCTTCAACTATACGTACATCAACATGCTTTCGGAATTACAACGTGTGGAAGGTGTAGGTCTTGCCCGTATCCTTGGTAGCCGTCAGTATTCCATGCGTATCTGGCTGAATCCGGATCGGATGCGTGCTTACAATATTTCATCCGATGAAGTTATGAAAGCCCTGGATGAACAAAGTATCATTGGTTCTCCGGGAAGGATTGGCAGAGCAGACAGTAAAGCATCAGAAGCCATTGAATATGTATTAACCTATCCCGGCCGATACGATAAAGAATCTCAATACAACGATGTCATCATCCGGGCTACACCGGAAGGTGAAGTTTTACGACTGAAAGATGTAGCGACCGTTGAGTTGGGTAGTGAGTATTATGATATTTATTCGAATAAAGATGAATTCCCTTCTGCCGCTATTACAATTAACCAGGCGGCCGGAAGTAATGCAACAGAGGTAATTGAAAACCTTAAAGTAAAACTGGAAGAACTTAAAAAGTCTTTCCCGCCGGGCATTGAATACGAAATCAACTATGACGTTTCAACATTCCTGGATGCCTCAACTGAAGAAGTAGTACATACCTTACGGGATGCCTTTATTCTTGTATCAATTGTGGTTTTCATCTTCCTGGGCGACTGGAGATCTACCATCATTCCGGTATTGGCCGTTCCCGTATCGTTGATCGGTGCCTTCTTTATGATGCAGCTGTTTGGTCTGAACATCAACCTTATTACGCTCTTTGCCCTTGTACTTGCTATCGGTATTGTGGTGGATGATGCGATTGTTGTGGTAGAAGCCGTGCACGCAAAAATGGAAGAAAAGCATTGTTCTCCTTATATAGCTGTAAAAGAAGTATTGGGTGAGATCAGTGGCGCCATTATCGCCATTACCTTATTGATGACATCAGTATTCGTACCGGTAGCGTTTATGACCGGTCCGGTTGGGATCTTCTTCAGACAGTTCGCCATCACCATGGCATCTTCTATCGTTATCTCAGGTGTTGTTGCCTTAACGCTTACACCGGTATTGTGTGCGATGATCTTAAAGAATACCCACGGCCAGCCAAGAAAGAAAACAATGCTGAACAGATTCATTGACAGCTTCAACAGGGTCTTTGAAAAACTGACAGGCAAATACGTTGGCTTATTGCGCGTCATTGCGAACAGAAAAACTGTAACCTTCGGTTTGCTGATCACTTTCTCTGTGTTAACATTTGGTATCACCCGTATTCTTCCTTCCGGTTTCGTGCCATCCGAAGATCAGGGTATGATCTACGCGGTTCTTCAGACCCCGCCGGGATCAACACTTGAAAGAACCTATGAGGTAAGCAGGCAGTTACAGGAAGCGTGTAAAAAAGTGCACGGCGTACAATCTGTTTCTGCCCTTGCAGGTTATGAGATCTTAACACAAGGTAGAGGCTCTAACTCCGGTACCTTGCTGATCAACTTAACGCCATGGAATGAAAGACACCACACGGTTGTAGAGATCACCGAAGAACTGGAAGAACTTACCAAAGACATTCCGGGTGCAAAGATCGAATTCTTCGGTCCGCCAGCTGTACCGGGTTATGGTGCTGCCGGTGGTATCGGTCTGCAACTACTGGATAAAAATACAGATATTGATTACGAACGTTTAGATGGTGTGAGCAAGCAGTTCATGAAAGACCTTGAAAAACGAAAAGAATTAACTGCCCTGTTCACATTCTACAGAACAGATTACCCGCAATACGAATTAGAAATTGATAACAAACTAGCCATGCAGAAAGGTGTTTCCATTAAGACAGCAATGGATAATATCTCTATCATGATCGGTAGTACATACGACATCGGTTTCATCAAATTCGGCCGTTTCTTTAAAGTGTTCGTACAGGCAGATCCTTCTTTCAGACGGATTCCTACAGACATCCTGAAACTCTATGTAAAAAATGACAAAGGTGAACAGGTCCCTTACTCTTCTTTCATGTCTATCAAAAAAACACAGGGTATCTACGAGATCAACAGATACAACATGTACACGACCTCTTCTATCAGATGTTCTCCTGCTGCCGGATACAGCAGCGGTGAAGCAATTGAAGCAATTAAAGAAGTAGCTGCAGAAACATTACCTAAAGGTTATGACATTGACTGGTCAGGCTTGCAGAAAGATGAAGTTGGCCGTGGTAATGAAGCCGTTTACATTTTCCTTATCGTATTGGTATTCGTGTATCTCGTACTTGCTGCACAATATGAAAGTTTCATTCTTCCGATGGTTGTAATCTTATCCTTACCAGCCGGTATTTTCGGAGCATTCTTATTGATCAAAACTGCCGGTATGGCAAACGACATTTATGGTCAGGTTGCCCTGGTTATGCTTGTTGGTTTGCTCGGTAAAAATGCCGTGTTGATTGTTGAATATGCCGTAATGAAAAACAACGAAGGCTTAAGCGTGCTGGAATCGGCTATTGAAGGTGCAAAGGCACGTTTCAGACCAATCCTTATGACATCCTTTGCCTTTATTGCAGGTTTGATTCCGTTGATTTTCGCGCATGGTCCTGGTGCCATTGGTAACAAAACAATCGGAGCGGCCTCTCTTGGAGGTATGCTATTCGGAACAGTATTCGGTGTAATCATTGTACCCGGATTGTATTACATATTCGGCAGTATTGCTGAAGGACGTAAAATGATTAAAGATGAAGATTTTGATCCATTAAGCGAAGACAAAAACCACCATGTTTAA